From Amycolatopsis sp. YIM 10, the proteins below share one genomic window:
- a CDS encoding ATP-binding protein → MSELLVDRDAELEVLASVVTGLAAGRSAFVQISGPPGAGRTALLRRAMAAAVTEDVRVLHAAGIPHAPGGTGTGNDVVGTFAAGLPAEFTTGEQVSVAALCENFVAAARRRPLMLVLDDAQWMDERSWLWLRALLRRLNWAPLLVVVAINELGSPAESFTGELGAEATVHESARHVLRLRPLSTDGVRRLLAANHARPVDPEAAAEVLHHSRGVPSVVRAALLTAGTADLAAGAAEARGDWVGRVMRVLAPEPTALARTAAICGDDFDWQLVCAVSGLPPAVAARAAGVLRRLGLADDAGPSRPVRFTEPVVVERVLAGMPTEERAELFRRVFTLGLRAGAEHAFLARVVLSAPAGSPGTGPLLYGEARRLHARRRHEEAARLLERALREPAEEAAKARLMVELAAVEAVTAPEASDRRLVRVLLGSGPVDPALRLRAADMLVSQGRPSVARRTLTAAARMDGISATERGTLAALCALAEETIPELDDYSFSTAPPLPDPPDTPASAGIAAWLLAVRGTDRPRALALARAALEVPTRQDGPLSPSLLAGAVLMLGGAPEEAARGLDSILVEARRRGMRAAAVWAMLTRGSVALMQERWDEAARYFDWMSQELPERGWHPMVAGHARALTVTLHLQRNRPEAARRCAAEPLPPGVEHSMGGAQALFASGLVRLSDGEAGEALELFLESGRRMLARQWLNPVLLSWRVLAGIAYQANGQTEEAQRLVLEERALAERWGEPGYLDRVKGMSAIVLEPT, encoded by the coding sequence GTCGCACGGCACTGCTGCGCCGGGCGATGGCGGCCGCGGTCACCGAGGACGTGCGGGTGCTGCACGCGGCCGGGATCCCGCACGCACCGGGCGGGACCGGGACGGGGAACGACGTGGTCGGCACCTTCGCCGCCGGGCTGCCCGCCGAGTTCACCACCGGCGAGCAGGTTTCCGTCGCCGCGCTGTGCGAGAACTTCGTGGCGGCCGCGCGGCGGCGCCCGCTGATGCTGGTGCTCGACGACGCGCAGTGGATGGACGAGCGTTCGTGGCTCTGGCTGCGGGCGTTGCTGCGCCGCCTGAACTGGGCTCCGCTGCTGGTCGTGGTCGCGATCAACGAACTCGGCTCACCGGCGGAGTCGTTCACCGGTGAGCTGGGCGCCGAGGCCACCGTGCACGAGTCCGCGCGGCACGTGCTGCGGTTGCGCCCGCTGAGCACCGACGGGGTGCGGCGGCTGCTCGCGGCGAACCACGCCCGCCCGGTCGATCCGGAGGCGGCGGCCGAGGTGCTGCACCACTCTCGCGGCGTGCCGTCGGTGGTGCGGGCGGCGTTGCTGACGGCGGGCACGGCCGATCTCGCCGCCGGTGCGGCCGAGGCCAGGGGCGACTGGGTGGGCCGGGTGATGCGGGTACTCGCGCCCGAACCCACCGCGCTGGCCAGGACCGCGGCCATCTGCGGGGACGACTTCGACTGGCAATTGGTCTGCGCGGTGTCCGGGCTGCCGCCCGCGGTCGCCGCCAGGGCGGCCGGGGTGCTGCGGCGGCTCGGGCTCGCCGACGACGCCGGTCCGTCGCGCCCGGTCCGGTTCACCGAGCCGGTGGTGGTCGAGCGCGTGCTGGCCGGGATGCCGACCGAGGAGCGGGCCGAGTTGTTCCGCCGCGTTTTCACGCTGGGCCTGCGCGCCGGTGCCGAACACGCCTTCCTGGCCAGGGTGGTGCTCAGCGCGCCGGCCGGTTCGCCGGGCACCGGGCCCCTGCTCTACGGCGAAGCCCGCCGGCTGCACGCCCGGCGTCGCCACGAAGAAGCCGCCCGCCTGCTGGAACGCGCGCTGCGGGAGCCGGCGGAGGAAGCGGCGAAAGCACGGCTGATGGTCGAACTGGCCGCCGTCGAAGCGGTCACCGCGCCCGAGGCCAGCGACCGCAGGCTGGTGCGGGTACTGCTCGGCAGCGGCCCGGTGGATCCCGCACTGCGCCTGCGTGCCGCCGACATGCTGGTATCACAGGGACGCCCGTCGGTGGCCCGCCGCACGCTGACCGCCGCCGCGCGGATGGACGGCATCTCGGCCACCGAACGCGGCACGCTGGCCGCGTTGTGCGCGCTCGCCGAGGAGACCATCCCGGAACTGGACGACTACAGCTTCAGCACCGCGCCCCCGCTGCCCGACCCGCCGGACACCCCGGCGAGCGCGGGGATCGCCGCGTGGCTGCTCGCCGTCCGCGGCACCGACCGGCCACGCGCGCTGGCGCTGGCCAGGGCCGCGCTCGAGGTGCCGACCCGCCAGGACGGCCCGCTGAGCCCGAGCCTGCTCGCCGGTGCGGTGCTGATGCTCGGTGGCGCGCCCGAGGAAGCCGCGAGGGGGCTCGACTCGATCCTGGTCGAGGCGCGCCGGCGCGGGATGCGGGCGGCCGCGGTGTGGGCGATGCTGACCCGCGGCTCGGTCGCGCTGATGCAGGAACGCTGGGACGAGGCGGCGCGCTACTTCGACTGGATGTCGCAGGAACTGCCCGAGCGCGGCTGGCACCCGATGGTGGCCGGGCACGCCAGGGCGCTCACGGTCACCCTCCACCTTCAGCGCAATCGGCCCGAGGCCGCTCGCCGGTGCGCCGCCGAGCCGTTGCCGCCCGGGGTGGAGCACAGCATGGGCGGCGCGCAGGCGCTGTTCGCCAGTGGGCTGGTGCGGTTGTCCGACGGGGAAGCGGGCGAGGCTCTGGAGCTGTTCCTGGAAAGCGGGCGCCGGATGCTGGCCAGGCAGTGGCTGAACCCGGTGCTGCTGTCGTGGCGGGTGCTGGCCGGGATCGCGTACCAGGCGAACGGGCAGACGGAGGAGGCGCAGCGGCTGGTGCTGGAGGAACGCGCACTGGCCGAACGGTGGGGCGAACCCGGTTACCTGGACCGGGTGAAGGGGATGAGCGCGATCGTGCTGGAGCCGACATGA